Proteins from a single region of Dyadobacter fanqingshengii:
- the rplA gene encoding 50S ribosomal protein L1, protein MGKLTKKQKEALSKFDANQVYSLEQAADVLKTISYTKFDSSVDIDVRLGVDPRKADQMVRGVVTLPHGTGKEVRVLVLCTPDKEAEAKEAGADYVGLDEYIQKIEQGWTDIDVIITMPSVMAKVGRLGKVLGPRGLMPNPKSGTVTPDVAKAVKEVKAGKIDFKVDKTGIIHASVGKVSFGNEQLVQNATEVINTLVRLKPSSAKGTYVKSIHLSSTMSPGVTIDKNTIPGL, encoded by the coding sequence ATGGGAAAATTAACCAAAAAGCAAAAAGAAGCTCTTTCGAAATTCGACGCAAATCAAGTTTACTCTCTTGAGCAAGCAGCGGACGTACTTAAGACGATTTCTTATACCAAATTTGATTCTTCCGTGGATATCGATGTCCGTCTGGGCGTGGATCCACGTAAAGCTGATCAAATGGTACGTGGCGTGGTAACATTGCCACACGGAACCGGAAAAGAAGTTCGTGTATTGGTTTTGTGTACTCCCGATAAGGAGGCAGAAGCGAAAGAAGCAGGAGCGGATTATGTTGGCCTTGATGAGTATATCCAAAAGATTGAACAAGGTTGGACAGACATCGACGTAATTATCACAATGCCGAGTGTGATGGCAAAAGTGGGACGGTTAGGTAAGGTTTTAGGTCCTCGCGGATTGATGCCAAACCCTAAATCAGGAACGGTAACTCCGGACGTAGCGAAAGCTGTGAAGGAAGTAAAAGCAGGTAAGATTGATTTCAAAGTTGACAAAACAGGAATCATTCACGCAAGTGTTGGTAAAGTTTCTTTTGGAAACGAACAGCTTGTACAAAATGCTACGGAAGTTATCAATACTCTGGTTCGCCTTAAACCATCATCGGCAAAAGGAACTTACGTAAAAAGCATTCACTTGTCAAGTACGATGAGCCCGGGTGTTACTATTGATAAAAACACGATTCCAGGATTATAA
- the nusG gene encoding transcription termination/antitermination protein NusG, with protein sequence MSSLNWFVLRAVSGQEKKIKSYIENEITRQKLNEFVPQILIPSEKIYEMRNGKKRVREKNFFPGYIIISADLSKGEVLHIITSIPGVIGFLGNAEGNSKVPVPLRQSEINRILGKVDEAEQHEEAPSMSFIRGETVKVVDGPFSGFIGVVEEVFDEKKKLNVVVKIFGRNTPVELSYAQVEKDS encoded by the coding sequence ATGAGTAGTCTAAATTGGTTTGTATTGAGAGCAGTGTCTGGACAAGAGAAAAAAATCAAGTCCTACATTGAAAATGAAATAACACGGCAGAAACTTAATGAATTCGTTCCGCAGATTCTGATACCTTCTGAGAAGATATATGAAATGCGTAACGGAAAGAAACGTGTTAGGGAAAAAAACTTTTTTCCTGGATACATAATCATTTCGGCTGATTTATCTAAAGGAGAAGTTCTTCACATAATTACCAGTATTCCTGGTGTTATAGGCTTCCTCGGAAATGCAGAAGGTAATTCAAAAGTTCCTGTGCCACTTCGTCAATCTGAGATCAACAGGATCTTAGGTAAGGTAGACGAGGCTGAGCAGCACGAAGAAGCACCAAGCATGTCGTTTATCAGAGGGGAAACGGTCAAAGTCGTTGACGGTCCTTTCAGCGGCTTTATCGGAGTGGTTGAAGAAGTATTTGATGAGAAGAAAAAACTCAATGTAGTTGTAAAAATATTCGGGCGTAATACACCCGTGGAACTCAGTTACGCACAAGTCGAAAAGGATAGTTGA
- the rpoB gene encoding DNA-directed RNA polymerase subunit beta, with the protein MATIKATPRKNFSRINQIIDYPDLLGIQVQSFRDFFSLDTSVEDRSGEGLYKVFAENFPIADSRDNFVLEFIDYLLEPPKYSVDESIDRGLTYAVPLKAKLRLICNDADHEEFETIEQEVFLGNIPYMTERGSFVINGAERVIVSQLHRSPGVFFSMSKHTNGSKLYSARIIPFKGSWIEFSTDVNNVMYAYIDRKKKFPVTTLLRAIGFGSDKDILDLFGLSEEISATPANLKKAVGRRLAARVLRTWTEDFVDEDTGEVVSIQRNEVLLERDSTISPEDIEVIVESGQKSVILHKEDMNVADYNIIYNTLQKDSSNSDKEAVEQIYRQLRNAEAPDEQTARDVIQSLFFSDKRYDLGDVGRYRINKKLGSDTSLDVRVLTTGDIVSIVKYLIGLINAKAVVDDIDHLSNRRVRTVGEQLYAQFGVGLARMARTIKERMNVRDNEDFKPVDLINARTLSSVINSFFGTNQLSQFMDQTNPLAEITHKRRMSALGPGGLSRERAGFEVRDVHYTHYGRLCTIETPEGPNIGLISSLCVFAKVNGMGFIETPYRVIDGAGKLTNELIYMTAEEEDSKYIAQANASVDKEGNFTVEKIKTRFEGDFPMVDPSQASFMDVAANQIVSVAASLIPFLEHDDANRALMGSNMQRQGVPLLRPQAPIVGTGLEKRVAMDSRALVVAEGDGVIEFVDAKKIVVKYDRTDDERLVSFIEDSVSYDLVKFRRTNQDTCLNLQPMVLKGQKVKKGEALCQGYGTEGGELALGRNLLVAFMPWQGYNFEDAIVISEKVVREDIFTSIHIEEFELEVRDTKRGEEELTAEIPNVSEETVKNLDENGIVQVGTEVKEGDILIGKITPKGESDPTPEEKLLRAIFGDKAGDVKDASKKAPPSMKGVVIDTKLFSRPTKEERAKHKDELRLLMKKYGRELTALRGRIIEKLVALVDGKTSQGVKHKFGDELVSKGMKFNVRNISENLFPANNPYRDESQYAVAEEVNLIGDVLTDSWTEDSETNLQVSLVLKNYLNARSELMGRFKRDRFALEVGDELPAGIVKLAKVYIAKKRKLKVGDKMAGRHGNKGVVARIVRDEDMPFLEDGTPMDIVLNPLGVPSRMNIGQIYETILAWAGLKLGRRYATPIFDGATEAEVAAELKEAGLPDWGRTFLYNGLSGERFDQQITVGLMYMMKLGHLVDDKMHARSIGPYSLITQQPLGGKAQFGGQRFGEMEVWALEAFGASHILQEILTVKSDDVVGRAKAYEAIVKGENLPKPNIPESFNVLVHELRGLALEITLD; encoded by the coding sequence TTGGCTACAATTAAAGCAACACCTAGAAAGAATTTTTCCAGGATCAATCAGATTATCGATTATCCAGATTTGCTAGGAATCCAGGTTCAATCATTCCGGGATTTCTTCAGTCTTGATACATCGGTTGAAGATCGTTCGGGAGAAGGATTGTACAAAGTTTTCGCAGAAAACTTTCCTATTGCCGATTCACGCGACAATTTCGTGCTGGAGTTCATCGATTATCTTCTTGAACCACCGAAATATTCTGTCGATGAATCCATTGATCGCGGACTGACTTATGCAGTGCCGTTGAAAGCAAAATTACGTTTGATATGTAATGATGCTGATCATGAAGAATTTGAAACCATTGAGCAGGAAGTTTTCTTAGGAAACATTCCTTACATGACCGAAAGAGGTTCTTTCGTAATTAATGGTGCAGAGCGCGTTATCGTTTCACAACTTCACCGCTCACCAGGTGTGTTCTTCTCCATGAGCAAGCACACCAACGGTTCTAAATTGTACTCTGCGCGTATTATTCCTTTCAAAGGTTCTTGGATTGAATTCTCGACGGATGTTAACAATGTGATGTACGCGTACATCGACCGTAAGAAAAAATTCCCTGTTACAACACTTTTGAGAGCCATCGGTTTTGGTTCAGATAAAGATATTCTTGACCTGTTCGGTCTGTCAGAAGAAATCAGTGCAACGCCTGCAAACTTGAAAAAAGCAGTAGGCCGCCGTTTGGCTGCAAGGGTTCTTCGTACATGGACTGAGGATTTCGTGGATGAAGATACGGGCGAGGTTGTTTCTATCCAGCGTAACGAAGTTTTGCTGGAACGTGACTCAACCATTTCCCCAGAGGATATCGAAGTGATTGTAGAATCCGGACAGAAGTCTGTGATTTTGCACAAAGAGGATATGAATGTTGCGGATTATAATATCATTTATAACACGTTACAAAAAGATAGCTCAAACTCTGATAAAGAGGCAGTTGAGCAAATTTACCGCCAATTGCGTAATGCTGAGGCACCGGACGAACAAACGGCTCGCGATGTAATCCAGAGCTTGTTCTTCAGTGACAAACGTTACGACCTTGGTGATGTTGGCCGTTACAGGATCAACAAAAAACTAGGTTCTGACACAAGTTTGGACGTTCGCGTTCTGACAACCGGTGATATCGTTTCTATCGTGAAGTATCTGATCGGTCTGATCAATGCAAAAGCCGTTGTCGATGATATTGACCACTTGTCAAACCGTCGTGTGCGTACAGTTGGCGAGCAGCTTTATGCTCAGTTTGGTGTAGGTCTTGCACGTATGGCGCGTACAATTAAAGAGCGTATGAATGTTCGTGATAATGAAGACTTTAAGCCTGTTGATTTGATCAATGCGCGGACTTTGTCTTCTGTGATCAACTCATTCTTTGGTACTAACCAATTGTCGCAGTTCATGGATCAAACCAATCCATTGGCTGAGATTACGCACAAGCGTAGAATGTCTGCACTTGGGCCGGGTGGTCTTTCTCGCGAAAGAGCTGGTTTCGAGGTTCGTGACGTTCACTACACGCACTACGGTCGTCTTTGTACGATTGAAACTCCGGAAGGACCGAACATTGGTTTGATTTCATCCCTTTGCGTTTTTGCAAAAGTAAATGGAATGGGCTTTATCGAAACACCTTATCGCGTAATCGATGGCGCTGGTAAGCTGACGAACGAGCTTATATATATGACTGCCGAAGAAGAAGATTCCAAATACATCGCCCAAGCTAATGCTTCGGTGGATAAAGAAGGAAACTTTACGGTAGAAAAAATTAAAACGCGTTTCGAAGGTGATTTCCCGATGGTAGATCCTTCACAAGCGTCGTTTATGGACGTTGCTGCGAACCAGATTGTTTCCGTTGCCGCTTCATTGATTCCATTCCTGGAACACGATGATGCCAACCGTGCTTTGATGGGATCGAACATGCAGCGCCAAGGTGTTCCTTTGTTGCGCCCACAAGCGCCTATCGTTGGAACGGGCCTTGAAAAGCGTGTTGCAATGGATTCAAGAGCATTGGTTGTTGCAGAAGGCGACGGTGTAATTGAGTTTGTTGATGCGAAGAAAATTGTTGTTAAATACGACAGAACAGATGACGAACGCCTTGTAAGCTTTATTGAAGACAGCGTTTCTTACGATCTGGTTAAATTCCGTCGTACCAACCAGGACACTTGCCTTAACCTTCAACCAATGGTTCTTAAAGGCCAAAAGGTGAAAAAAGGTGAAGCATTGTGCCAGGGATATGGAACAGAAGGTGGTGAACTTGCTTTGGGCCGTAACTTATTGGTTGCATTCATGCCTTGGCAGGGATACAACTTTGAGGATGCGATTGTAATCTCAGAGAAAGTGGTTCGTGAGGATATCTTCACTTCTATTCACATTGAAGAATTTGAATTGGAAGTGCGTGATACGAAACGTGGAGAAGAAGAACTTACTGCTGAAATTCCAAACGTAAGTGAAGAAACGGTAAAGAATCTGGATGAAAACGGAATCGTTCAAGTTGGTACGGAAGTAAAAGAAGGAGATATTTTAATTGGGAAGATCACTCCAAAAGGAGAATCAGATCCAACTCCGGAAGAAAAACTGCTTCGTGCGATCTTTGGTGATAAAGCCGGTGATGTGAAGGATGCTTCGAAAAAAGCGCCGCCATCGATGAAAGGTGTGGTTATTGATACTAAACTTTTCTCTCGCCCAACCAAAGAAGAGCGTGCTAAACACAAAGACGAACTTCGTCTATTAATGAAAAAATACGGCCGTGAGCTTACTGCGCTTCGTGGACGTATCATTGAGAAACTGGTTGCATTGGTTGACGGTAAAACGAGCCAGGGTGTTAAACACAAGTTTGGTGATGAATTGGTAAGCAAAGGAATGAAGTTCAATGTGAGAAATATCTCTGAGAACCTCTTCCCTGCAAACAACCCTTACCGCGATGAATCTCAATATGCAGTTGCCGAAGAAGTTAACTTGATCGGTGACGTGTTGACAGATTCCTGGACTGAGGATTCAGAAACCAACTTGCAAGTTTCATTGGTTTTGAAAAATTACCTGAACGCCCGCAGTGAATTGATGGGCCGTTTCAAACGCGATCGTTTTGCGCTTGAAGTAGGTGATGAGCTTCCAGCTGGAATCGTAAAATTGGCAAAAGTATACATTGCTAAGAAACGTAAATTGAAAGTTGGGGATAAAATGGCAGGTCGTCACGGTAACAAAGGGGTTGTTGCCCGTATTGTTCGTGATGAAGATATGCCATTCCTTGAAGACGGAACGCCAATGGATATCGTGTTGAACCCACTTGGGGTGCCTTCACGTATGAACATTGGTCAGATATATGAAACCATTCTTGCTTGGGCAGGTTTGAAACTAGGTCGTCGCTATGCTACTCCGATCTTCGATGGAGCTACGGAAGCAGAAGTTGCGGCTGAGTTGAAAGAAGCTGGATTGCCAGATTGGGGACGTACATTCCTATATAATGGTTTGAGCGGAGAGCGCTTTGATCAGCAGATTACAGTTGGTTTGATGTACATGATGAAACTGGGTCACTTGGTTGACGATAAAATGCACGCGCGTTCTATTGGGCCATACTCGCTCATTACACAGCAACCATTGGGTGGTAAAGCACAATTCGGAGGTCAGCGTTTTGGAGAAATGGAAGTTTGGGCGCTTGAAGCGTTTGGAGCATCTCACATTCTTCAGGAAATCCTTACTGTTAAATCCGATGACGTGGTTGGCCGCGCCAAAGCATACGAAGCAATCGTGAAAGGTGAAAACCTTCCGAAACCAAATATTCCGGAGTCATTCAACGTACTTGTTCACGAGCTTCGTGGATTAGCATTGGAGATTACGCTGGACTAA
- the rplK gene encoding 50S ribosomal protein L11 — protein MAKEIGGYVKLQVKGGQANPSPPIGPALGSKGLNIMEFCKQFNGRTQDKMGVVLPVVITYYKDKSFDFVIKTPPAAILLLEASKVKTGSAQPNRLKVGSVSWDQVRTIAETKMPDLNCFTIDSAMKMIAGTARSMGITVAGKAPWEENN, from the coding sequence ATGGCAAAAGAAATAGGTGGATACGTCAAACTACAGGTAAAAGGTGGCCAAGCCAATCCTTCACCTCCTATCGGTCCTGCATTGGGTTCGAAGGGTTTGAATATCATGGAGTTTTGCAAGCAATTCAATGGCCGTACCCAGGATAAAATGGGTGTGGTATTGCCGGTAGTTATTACTTACTATAAGGATAAGTCTTTTGACTTCGTCATTAAGACCCCCCCGGCCGCGATTCTGCTTCTGGAAGCATCAAAAGTAAAGACAGGTTCGGCTCAGCCAAACCGTTTGAAAGTAGGTTCGGTATCATGGGATCAGGTTCGTACGATCGCTGAAACTAAGATGCCTGACTTAAACTGCTTTACAATTGATTCTGCTATGAAGATGATAGCGGGAACGGCTCGTAGTATGGGTATTACTGTTGCAGGCAAGGCCCCGTGGGAAGAAAACAACTGA
- the tuf gene encoding elongation factor Tu codes for MAKETFDRSKPHVNIGTIGHVDHGKTTLTAAITTVLAKKGLAVLRDFSSIDNAPEEKERGITINTSHVEYSTANRHYAHVDCPGHADYVKNMVTGAAQMDGAIIVVAATDGPMPQTREHILLARQVGVPQLVVFMNKVDMVDDPELLELVEMEIRELLSFYDYDGDNIPVIQGSALGGLNGEEKWVKTIEELMDAVDSYIPIPPRMTDLPFLMPVEDVFSITGRGTVATGRIERGVINSGEAVDILGMGAEGLKSVVTGVEMFRKILDRGEAGDNVGLLLRGINKEDIRRGMVICKPGSVKPHAAFKGEVYVLSKEEGGRHTPFFNKYRPQFYFRTTDVTGEISLPAGVEMVMPGDNITIDVKLINKIAMEKGLRFAIREGGRTVGAGQVTEILD; via the coding sequence ATGGCAAAAGAGACGTTTGACCGCTCGAAACCCCACGTAAATATTGGTACTATCGGGCACGTTGACCACGGTAAAACTACCCTTACCGCTGCTATCACAACTGTGTTGGCAAAGAAGGGTTTAGCAGTACTTCGCGATTTCTCATCAATTGATAATGCTCCTGAAGAGAAAGAGCGTGGTATCACGATTAACACATCCCACGTTGAGTATTCGACAGCAAACCGTCACTATGCTCACGTTGACTGTCCAGGTCACGCGGATTATGTAAAGAACATGGTAACTGGTGCTGCCCAGATGGACGGCGCTATCATCGTAGTTGCTGCTACTGATGGACCAATGCCACAAACACGTGAGCACATTCTTTTGGCTCGCCAGGTTGGTGTTCCTCAGCTTGTTGTGTTCATGAATAAAGTGGATATGGTTGATGATCCAGAACTTCTTGAACTTGTTGAAATGGAAATCCGTGAGCTTTTGAGCTTCTACGATTACGATGGAGACAACATCCCAGTTATCCAAGGTTCTGCTTTGGGTGGTTTGAATGGAGAAGAAAAATGGGTTAAAACGATCGAAGAATTGATGGACGCTGTTGACAGCTACATTCCAATTCCTCCACGTATGACTGACCTTCCTTTCCTTATGCCTGTTGAAGACGTATTCTCGATCACTGGTCGTGGTACTGTTGCAACTGGTCGTATTGAAAGAGGTGTAATCAACTCAGGTGAAGCAGTTGATATCCTTGGAATGGGTGCAGAAGGTCTTAAATCAGTAGTAACTGGTGTTGAGATGTTCCGTAAGATCCTTGACCGTGGAGAAGCTGGTGACAACGTAGGACTTTTGCTTCGTGGTATCAACAAAGAAGATATCCGTCGTGGAATGGTAATCTGCAAGCCAGGTTCAGTTAAGCCTCATGCTGCTTTCAAAGGCGAGGTTTATGTACTTTCGAAAGAAGAAGGTGGACGTCACACTCCATTCTTTAACAAATACCGTCCTCAGTTTTACTTCCGTACCACGGACGTAACAGGTGAAATTTCTCTTCCAGCTGGTGTAGAAATGGTTATGCCTGGTGATAACATCACAATTGATGTGAAATTGATCAACAAGATTGCTATGGAAAAAGGTCTTCGTTTCGCGATTCGTGAAGGTGGACGTACCGTAGGTGCTGGTCAGGTAACTGAAATTCTTGACTAA
- the secE gene encoding preprotein translocase subunit SecE gives MEKFTSFLKASWEEITEHVTWPPFNELQANTTLVLVGSLIFAFVVGVMDFVFENALNLFYQSF, from the coding sequence ATGGAAAAATTTACTTCTTTTTTGAAAGCTTCCTGGGAAGAAATCACAGAACATGTGACATGGCCTCCTTTTAACGAGCTTCAGGCCAATACAACATTGGTACTTGTTGGTTCCCTTATTTTCGCCTTTGTAGTAGGCGTAATGGATTTTGTCTTTGAAAATGCACTGAATCTGTTTTATCAGTCTTTTTAA
- the rplL gene encoding 50S ribosomal protein L7/L12: MADLKAFAEQLVNLTVKEVNELATILKDEYGIEPAAAGAVMVAGPAAGGGSDAPAAEEKTSFDVILKAAGQSKLAVVKLVKDLTGLGLKEAKELVDGAPKPVKEGVAKDEAEALKKQLEEAGAEVEVK, from the coding sequence ATGGCAGATTTGAAAGCTTTCGCAGAACAGCTTGTTAACCTTACGGTTAAAGAAGTGAACGAATTGGCTACAATTCTTAAGGACGAATACGGCATTGAGCCTGCAGCTGCTGGTGCAGTTATGGTAGCAGGTCCTGCTGCTGGCGGTGGTTCAGATGCTCCTGCAGCTGAGGAGAAAACATCTTTTGATGTAATCTTGAAAGCAGCCGGTCAAAGCAAACTTGCTGTTGTGAAATTGGTTAAAGACCTTACAGGTCTTGGCTTGAAAGAAGCAAAAGAACTTGTTGACGGTGCTCCAAAACCTGTTAAAGAAGGAGTTGCAAAAGACGAAGCTGAGGCTTTGAAAAAACAACTTGAAGAAGCTGGTGCAGAAGTTGAAGTGAAGTAA
- the rplJ gene encoding 50S ribosomal protein L10 has translation MTREEKAVIIDELSQKFASTPYFYITNASGMSVGEVNTLRGLCFERGVEYRVVKNTLIRKALETLDTDYSSFDEVLKGMSGVMFHPESGKVPAQLIKEFKKKSGTDKLKFKGASVDSSVFVGESQLDVLIALKSKQEMIGEIIGLLQSPAKNVIGALQSGGNKLAGILKTLSEKED, from the coding sequence ATGACACGGGAAGAGAAAGCAGTAATTATAGACGAATTGAGTCAAAAATTCGCTAGCACCCCATACTTCTATATAACAAATGCAAGCGGCATGTCCGTAGGCGAAGTTAATACACTAAGAGGCCTTTGCTTCGAACGTGGCGTGGAGTATCGTGTTGTTAAGAATACATTGATAAGAAAAGCACTAGAAACATTAGATACGGATTATTCTTCTTTTGACGAAGTTTTAAAAGGAATGTCCGGAGTTATGTTTCACCCGGAGTCAGGTAAGGTTCCTGCACAATTGATTAAAGAATTCAAGAAGAAATCAGGTACCGACAAGCTTAAATTTAAAGGAGCTTCTGTTGATTCATCTGTTTTCGTTGGTGAAAGCCAGCTTGACGTTCTGATCGCTCTGAAATCAAAACAAGAAATGATTGGAGAGATTATCGGATTGTTGCAATCACCTGCTAAAAATGTTATCGGCGCTCTTCAAAGCGGTGGAAACAAATTGGCTGGTATTTTGAAAACCTTGTCTGAGAAAGAAGACTAA